In one window of Pseudomonas benzenivorans DNA:
- a CDS encoding flavin monoamine oxidase family protein produces MSKKPSVEAGLDSRRRQLLKLAGATAAVGGLGLKMGLANASEEQANGVIDVAIIGSGLAGLTAARDLLLAGSESFVVLEARNRVGGRTLNFEVEGGHVSEVGGQWIGPGQTAVEDLARQLEVGTFPQYYQGSTVILGGDGRLEIDLEGTFGTDMKVAHKLSELSRDVPSGAPWKSPKAAELDQLSVGDWLAKQNIKPEEQPGWDASMTLTGGVTPAKMGLLHFLSMINSASCDYEKLDSIKDSAQGTRFVGGSQILSTKMAEQLGDKVRLACPVRKISGWDGEVVTLHTDQGPVRARQVIVAIHPALCNQVQFEPPLPPARAALQRAWPAHSPARKTAMVYARPFWRDKGLNGHIMMLGGPVIWAWDNSPPNGEVGIINAFVSNANLPSDPATAKQTLMELYARAWGDQALQPVAYHDQDWGRDDPWSITCVSAIPPGFWTTHGEALRPPCGKLIWSGTETADIWAGYMDGAVRSGHQSALQALNALRRA; encoded by the coding sequence ATGTCCAAGAAGCCCAGCGTTGAAGCCGGCCTCGATTCGAGGCGCAGGCAATTGTTGAAACTCGCCGGCGCCACGGCAGCCGTGGGAGGCCTCGGCCTGAAAATGGGGCTGGCCAACGCCAGCGAAGAGCAGGCGAATGGTGTGATCGATGTGGCCATCATCGGCAGCGGCCTGGCTGGCCTGACCGCTGCCCGCGATTTGCTGCTGGCGGGCAGCGAGTCCTTCGTCGTGCTGGAAGCCAGGAACCGTGTCGGCGGGCGCACCCTCAACTTCGAGGTTGAGGGCGGGCATGTCTCCGAGGTCGGTGGCCAGTGGATCGGGCCTGGCCAGACCGCCGTGGAAGACCTCGCGCGCCAGCTGGAGGTAGGCACCTTCCCGCAGTACTACCAAGGCAGCACGGTCATTCTCGGCGGCGACGGTCGCCTCGAGATCGATCTCGAGGGCACCTTCGGCACCGACATGAAGGTCGCGCACAAGCTGAGCGAGCTTTCCCGCGATGTACCTTCGGGCGCGCCCTGGAAATCGCCGAAGGCCGCCGAGCTGGACCAGCTTTCGGTCGGCGACTGGCTGGCCAAGCAGAACATCAAGCCCGAGGAACAGCCGGGTTGGGACGCCAGCATGACCCTTACCGGCGGCGTCACCCCGGCCAAGATGGGGCTGCTGCATTTCCTGTCGATGATCAACTCGGCCAGCTGCGACTACGAGAAACTCGACTCAATCAAGGACAGCGCCCAGGGCACCCGATTCGTCGGCGGCTCGCAGATTCTCAGCACCAAGATGGCCGAGCAGCTGGGCGACAAGGTGCGGCTGGCATGCCCGGTGCGCAAGATTTCCGGCTGGGACGGCGAGGTCGTCACCCTGCATACCGATCAGGGACCGGTGCGCGCGCGTCAGGTGATCGTGGCCATCCACCCCGCGCTGTGCAATCAGGTGCAGTTCGAGCCGCCTCTGCCGCCGGCCCGCGCCGCCCTGCAGCGCGCCTGGCCCGCCCACTCTCCAGCGCGCAAGACGGCCATGGTGTATGCCCGCCCGTTCTGGCGCGACAAGGGCCTCAATGGCCACATCATGATGCTGGGTGGGCCGGTCATCTGGGCCTGGGACAATTCGCCGCCCAATGGCGAGGTGGGCATCATCAACGCCTTCGTCTCCAACGCCAACCTGCCCTCCGATCCCGCAACGGCGAAGCAGACGCTCATGGAGCTCTACGCGCGCGCCTGGGGCGACCAAGCGCTGCAGCCGGTGGCCTACCACGACCAGGACTGGGGGCGCGACGACCCTTGGTCGATCACCTGCGTCTCGGCTATCCCGCCGGGTTTCTGGACCACCCATGGCGAGGCCCTGCGTCCCCCGTGCGG
- a CDS encoding NAD(P)/FAD-dependent oxidoreductase, with protein MSAFRRGTKNGTSSEVGQFRRHGGWLEKPADLQPELEGAVSADVIVVGAGFAGLSTALELTALGAKVIVLEQEFAGFGASGRNAGYLGGSLGIEFEFFLKRVGIEQARKIVSFYDEGVSYVERRLDELGIDCDYNRSGNIRVAVHPSQERKLRKAMQLGLELGSRTQFLDAAEMRARGIPPAFLFGYAQQHGGTLDPGKYVLGLRRAALEAGVQLYENTPLLSYSAGQTIRCMTRRGFASAPFLVLATNAYTPQLGLLKDKVVPLRVSAIETEPLSPAQLATLGWQGREGLITAHWTMESHRLTARNSLVITTKRLDYAYGGQTPNEPDLAAYRALAAALNERFPTLRGLGIRSTWSGYVSMAYDALPVVGETGAHDNVLYTAGCSGHGVATQSLMGQLLAERIGGIEHPLLAALRHKTPSTLPEPLQWCAVKLALGAANRMDGWTNSRARRAAGY; from the coding sequence ATGTCAGCATTCCGTCGCGGCACGAAAAACGGGACCAGCAGTGAAGTCGGGCAATTTCGTCGCCACGGCGGGTGGCTGGAAAAGCCGGCCGACCTGCAGCCAGAGCTGGAGGGCGCTGTCAGCGCCGACGTGATCGTGGTCGGTGCCGGCTTCGCCGGCCTGTCCACCGCGTTGGAGCTGACGGCTCTCGGCGCCAAGGTGATCGTGCTCGAGCAGGAGTTTGCCGGGTTCGGTGCCAGTGGGCGCAATGCCGGCTACCTCGGCGGCAGCCTGGGCATCGAATTCGAATTCTTCCTCAAGCGTGTCGGCATCGAGCAGGCGAGGAAGATCGTCAGCTTCTACGACGAAGGCGTCAGCTACGTGGAGCGCAGGCTCGACGAGCTTGGCATCGACTGCGACTACAACCGCTCGGGCAATATCCGCGTAGCGGTGCATCCCTCGCAGGAGAGGAAACTACGCAAGGCCATGCAGCTCGGTCTCGAACTCGGCTCCCGGACGCAGTTCCTGGACGCTGCCGAGATGCGCGCGCGCGGGATACCGCCGGCGTTTCTGTTCGGCTATGCCCAGCAACACGGCGGCACCCTGGACCCCGGCAAGTATGTGCTGGGGCTGCGCCGCGCGGCGCTTGAGGCCGGCGTGCAGCTGTACGAGAACACGCCGCTGCTGTCCTACAGCGCAGGGCAGACCATCCGCTGCATGACCCGGCGCGGCTTCGCCAGCGCGCCATTTCTGGTGCTCGCCACCAACGCCTATACCCCGCAGCTCGGTCTGCTCAAGGACAAGGTTGTGCCGCTGCGCGTCTCGGCGATCGAGACCGAGCCGCTTTCCCCGGCGCAGCTGGCGACGCTGGGCTGGCAGGGGAGGGAAGGCCTGATCACCGCGCACTGGACGATGGAGAGCCACCGTCTGACGGCCCGCAACTCGCTGGTGATCACCACCAAGCGACTCGACTATGCCTATGGCGGGCAGACGCCGAACGAGCCTGACCTGGCCGCTTATCGCGCCCTGGCTGCGGCGCTGAACGAGCGCTTTCCCACCCTGCGCGGGCTGGGCATTCGCTCGACCTGGAGCGGCTACGTCAGCATGGCCTACGACGCCTTGCCGGTGGTTGGCGAAACCGGTGCTCACGACAACGTGCTCTATACCGCCGGCTGTTCGGGGCATGGCGTCGCCACCCAATCGCTGATGGGGCAGCTGCTCGCCGAACGGATTGGTGGCATCGAGCATCCGCTGCTGGCTGCGTTGCGCCACAAGACGCCGTCAACGCTGCCCGAACCCCTGCAGTGGTGCGCCGTCAAGCTCGCCCTCGGGGCGGCGAACCGGATGGACGGCTGGACCAACAGCAGGGCGCGGCGCGCCGCCGGGTATTGA
- a CDS encoding thiolase family protein: MEPIYIAGIAMTEFGRHPDRSLQDLALEALNGALADAGAQRADIGAVFYAGITNGALQGQLSIPGQVVMSKIGIEGVPAYNVENACASGSTAVHLAVQSLRAGATDVALALGCEKMVVADKAKSFALFEAGWDVARAEENFATLSKMGDGVVPPPGSESDRPYSRFMSIYAGFCRWHMKTYGTTQRQIAAVCAKNHNHSVHNPYSQFRKPFTIEEVLAAPPITYPITLPMCAPMTDGAAAAIICTEAGLKRIGADPKRCVRIAASVIRSFTLRSMDETDKHVSHLAALQAYETAGLGPQDMHVAEVHDASAMGEIIQAENLGLAPMGLGGVCAERGDFTVGGRIPINPSGGLESKGHPLGATGIGQLFELTTQLRGEAGARQVEGARHAIQENGGGLIGVEEGAVAVHILSR, encoded by the coding sequence ATGGAACCCATCTATATTGCCGGCATTGCGATGACCGAGTTCGGCCGTCATCCGGATCGCAGCCTCCAGGACCTGGCCCTGGAGGCGCTCAACGGCGCGCTGGCGGATGCCGGCGCCCAGCGCGCCGATATCGGCGCGGTGTTCTACGCCGGTATCACCAACGGCGCGCTGCAGGGCCAGCTGTCCATTCCGGGGCAGGTGGTGATGAGCAAGATCGGCATCGAAGGGGTGCCGGCCTACAACGTCGAGAACGCCTGCGCTTCGGGCAGCACCGCGGTGCATCTGGCGGTGCAGAGCCTGCGTGCCGGCGCCACCGATGTGGCGCTGGCCCTGGGCTGCGAGAAGATGGTGGTAGCCGACAAGGCGAAGTCCTTCGCCCTGTTCGAGGCCGGTTGGGACGTCGCCCGCGCCGAGGAGAACTTCGCCACCCTGTCGAAGATGGGCGATGGGGTAGTGCCGCCGCCCGGCTCGGAGTCCGATCGCCCGTACAGCCGCTTCATGTCCATCTATGCCGGCTTCTGCCGCTGGCACATGAAGACCTACGGCACCACCCAGCGGCAGATCGCGGCGGTGTGCGCGAAGAACCACAACCACTCGGTGCACAACCCCTACTCGCAGTTCCGCAAGCCCTTCACCATCGAGGAAGTGCTGGCGGCGCCGCCGATCACCTATCCGATCACCCTGCCGATGTGCGCCCCCATGACCGACGGCGCCGCCGCCGCGATCATCTGCACCGAGGCGGGCCTCAAGCGCATCGGCGCCGACCCCAAACGCTGCGTGCGCATCGCCGCCAGCGTGATCCGCAGCTTCACCCTGCGCAGCATGGATGAGACGGACAAGCACGTCAGCCATCTGGCCGCGCTGCAGGCCTACGAGACCGCCGGCCTCGGCCCGCAGGACATGCATGTCGCCGAGGTCCACGACGCTTCCGCCATGGGCGAGATCATCCAGGCGGAAAACCTCGGCCTGGCACCGATGGGGCTGGGCGGCGTATGCGCCGAGCGCGGCGATTTCACCGTGGGCGGGCGGATTCCGATCAACCCCTCCGGCGGCCTGGAGTCCAAGGGCCATCCGCTCGGCGCGACTGGGATTGGCCAGCTCTTCGAGCTGACCACCCAGCTGCGCGGCGAAGCCGGCGCCCGCCAGGTCGAGGGCGCGCGTCATGCGATCCAGGAAAACGGCGGTGGCCTGATCGGCGTCGAGGAAGGCGCCGTGGCCGTTCACATTCTGAGCCGATAG
- a CDS encoding AMP-binding protein, with amino-acid sequence MAIIDFFDRGWRLNPHGAAYIQDGQVTSFTEAGEMSCRIANALLASGYSSGMKGAVWAANDVTAWLCALGLWRANMCWIPVGARNAPEENRHVLDAFDCEVLFYQREFAETVAALRPQLPKIREWICIDGEVEGAESLESFVAEQTATDPRVAVDPDDVIWLGPTGGTTGLPKGVMNTHRSVQTSFAHFMINTPYPAGARPVNLAAAPMTHTAGMLSMPCTARGGTVVVITKPEPQLLLAAIPTYGVTEFFLPPTVIYRLLDIPDLNKKVDFSSLRYFLYGAAPMSVDKLRQAIEVFGPVMMEGYGQTEAPGAIAHLPPGEHFVDGEVASDERLSSVGRPNPLIRVEIMNDDNQILAQGETGEICVRGDLIMKGYYKEPQKTAETIIDGWLHTGDIGHLDADGYLHITDRKKDMIISGGFNVYPSEVEQVLWGHPAVRDCAVIGVPDEKWGEAVKAVIELNEGQSIDAEALIALCKDKLGSVKAPKSIDIVESLPRSPVGKVLKKDLRARYWQGASRQI; translated from the coding sequence ATGGCAATCATCGATTTCTTCGACCGTGGCTGGCGGCTCAATCCGCACGGCGCGGCCTATATCCAGGACGGTCAGGTCACGTCCTTTACCGAAGCGGGCGAGATGTCCTGCCGCATCGCCAACGCGTTGCTGGCGAGTGGCTATTCGTCCGGGATGAAGGGTGCGGTCTGGGCGGCCAACGACGTGACGGCCTGGCTCTGCGCCCTGGGCCTGTGGCGCGCCAATATGTGCTGGATTCCGGTGGGCGCGCGCAACGCGCCCGAGGAAAACCGCCATGTGCTGGATGCCTTCGACTGCGAGGTGCTGTTCTACCAGCGCGAGTTCGCCGAGACCGTCGCCGCGCTGCGGCCGCAGTTGCCGAAGATCCGTGAGTGGATCTGCATCGACGGCGAGGTGGAGGGTGCCGAGTCGTTGGAAAGCTTCGTGGCGGAACAGACGGCCACCGATCCGCGGGTCGCCGTCGATCCGGACGACGTGATCTGGCTCGGCCCCACCGGCGGTACTACGGGCCTGCCCAAGGGTGTGATGAACACCCATCGCAGCGTGCAGACCAGCTTCGCCCACTTCATGATCAATACGCCGTATCCGGCGGGTGCCCGGCCGGTGAATTTGGCGGCGGCGCCCATGACCCACACCGCCGGCATGCTGTCCATGCCTTGCACGGCCAGGGGCGGCACCGTCGTGGTGATCACCAAGCCGGAGCCCCAACTGCTGCTGGCGGCCATTCCCACCTATGGGGTGACCGAGTTCTTCCTGCCGCCGACCGTGATTTACCGGCTGCTGGACATTCCGGACCTGAACAAGAAAGTCGACTTCTCCTCGTTGCGCTACTTCCTCTACGGCGCCGCGCCGATGTCGGTGGACAAGCTGCGTCAGGCGATCGAGGTGTTCGGTCCGGTGATGATGGAAGGCTACGGTCAGACCGAGGCGCCGGGCGCCATCGCCCATCTGCCACCCGGCGAGCATTTCGTCGACGGCGAAGTGGCCAGCGATGAGCGGCTGTCCTCCGTCGGCCGGCCCAATCCGCTGATTCGCGTCGAGATCATGAACGACGACAACCAGATCCTCGCCCAGGGCGAAACCGGCGAGATCTGCGTGCGCGGCGACCTGATCATGAAGGGCTACTACAAGGAGCCGCAGAAGACCGCGGAGACCATCATCGACGGCTGGCTGCACACCGGCGATATCGGCCACCTCGATGCCGATGGCTACCTGCACATCACCGACCGCAAGAAGGACATGATCATCTCGGGCGGCTTCAACGTCTATCCGAGCGAGGTCGAGCAGGTGCTCTGGGGCCATCCCGCGGTGCGCGATTGCGCGGTGATCGGCGTACCGGACGAGAAGTGGGGCGAGGCGGTCAAGGCGGTCATCGAGCTCAACGAGGGCCAGAGTATCGACGCCGAAGCGCTGATTGCCCTGTGCAAAGACAAGCTCGGCTCGGTGAAGGCGCCGAAGTCGATCGACATCGTCGAGTCCCTGCCGCGCAGCCCGGTGGGCAAGGTGCTGAAGAAGGACCTGCGTGCCCGCTACTGGCAAGGCGCCAGCCGGCAGATCTGA
- a CDS encoding saccharopine dehydrogenase family protein, with protein sequence MAKYPVVVYGASGYTGMLTMDWLIDQRIPFTAVARNAGRAKEMMAQRVVGLETATYEIIECPHEVEALTAVFKGAKVVCNTVGPFVNFGLTTAEAALKAGCHYLDPAGEQEHIRALRDQFGELYRQAGLLLSPSLSYMYTYAEIAAELALETPGVDSLETATLTRGPRVGAAGVTVGSTATIFEGFRHPGAYLWEKELIPYAPNSSFNVVCPSLLESVFCLPWGGTSLPIYFQNDGRVRSCMSCVGFYDNPVMKMVHGLGQKWEAEYKHLPKEQQDAVIQNLVDSTTPSMPPRERSTLQRTVDFAIGRGQLASVRATVHGITPYIATGALHAAAAARLLDNDTAKVGFASSSKAFGHRYMLGFLEQRGLARATITQL encoded by the coding sequence ATGGCCAAATATCCTGTCGTTGTCTATGGCGCCAGTGGCTACACCGGCATGCTGACCATGGACTGGCTGATCGACCAGAGAATCCCCTTCACGGCCGTGGCGCGCAACGCCGGGCGGGCCAAGGAAATGATGGCGCAGCGCGTCGTCGGCCTGGAAACGGCCACCTACGAGATCATCGAGTGTCCGCACGAGGTCGAGGCCCTGACCGCCGTGTTCAAGGGCGCGAAGGTCGTCTGCAACACCGTCGGCCCGTTCGTCAATTTCGGACTGACCACCGCCGAGGCCGCGCTGAAAGCCGGCTGCCACTACCTGGATCCGGCCGGTGAGCAGGAGCACATTCGTGCCCTGCGCGACCAGTTCGGCGAGCTCTATCGCCAGGCCGGCCTGCTGCTGTCGCCGTCGCTGTCCTATATGTACACCTACGCCGAGATCGCCGCCGAGCTGGCCCTGGAAACCCCCGGAGTCGACTCGTTGGAAACCGCGACCCTGACCCGTGGTCCGCGTGTCGGCGCCGCCGGCGTGACCGTGGGCTCCACCGCCACCATCTTCGAAGGCTTCCGCCACCCGGGTGCCTACCTGTGGGAGAAGGAGCTGATTCCCTACGCGCCCAACAGCAGCTTCAACGTCGTATGCCCCAGCCTGCTTGAGTCGGTTTTCTGCCTGCCCTGGGGCGGCACCTCGCTGCCGATCTACTTCCAGAACGACGGCCGCGTGCGCAGCTGCATGTCCTGCGTCGGCTTCTACGACAACCCGGTGATGAAGATGGTCCACGGCCTGGGGCAGAAGTGGGAGGCCGAGTACAAGCACCTGCCCAAGGAGCAGCAGGACGCGGTGATTCAGAACCTGGTGGATTCGACCACGCCGAGCATGCCGCCGCGCGAGCGCAGCACCCTGCAGCGCACCGTGGATTTCGCCATCGGCCGTGGCCAGCTGGCGTCGGTGCGTGCCACCGTGCACGGCATCACCCCCTACATCGCCACCGGTGCCCTGCATGCCGCGGCGGCGGCCAGGTTGCTGGACAACGACACCGCCAAGGTGGGCTTCGCCTCGTCGTCCAAGGCCTTCGGCCACCGCTACATGCTCGGCTTCCTCGAGCAGCGTGGCCTGGCGCGCGCAACCATCACCCAGCTGTGA
- a CDS encoding acyl-CoA dehydrogenase family protein has product MITLKPTLTLPAAGLSGFETPLTEEEAAIQASVHRFAKEVLRPLGRELDRMSAEQVAAPGSPYYSLFAEFAKLGLDPALLAELPPEMAVRIESMIGEEMGWGDSGLGVSLGCAGFPLQMAVAAGNAELVELCQGRIGCWMATQPDRGSDNQLLDIARDWPAGTPANIGNLTAKVVGDEIIINGQSSAWVSNGAVAQVAFGLMCADYGDGFYGKDGLPNGIAVIVPLDIKGVSKGKPLEKIGQRSLPQGEIYFDNVRVPRRFAIAEKDGYYGAVSSSWSYAGTHMSQVFTGVARAAFELALQYCHERRQGGRMLIDHQMTRLRLGEMLRRVETARAVARRSLSFARLSPQTHPYATASAKVTVTEEALAVVQEAFRLFGGNGTTLEYPIEKLLRDTQSALIEDGENRILTMRLGLLAQQLYAEGWAQN; this is encoded by the coding sequence ATGATTACCCTCAAGCCCACCCTGACTCTGCCGGCTGCCGGGCTGTCCGGCTTCGAAACCCCGCTGACCGAGGAAGAGGCGGCCATCCAGGCCTCGGTGCACCGCTTCGCCAAGGAAGTGTTGCGTCCGCTGGGGCGTGAACTGGACCGGATGAGCGCCGAGCAGGTCGCCGCGCCGGGATCGCCGTACTACTCGCTGTTCGCTGAGTTCGCCAAGCTGGGGTTGGATCCGGCGCTGTTGGCGGAGCTACCGCCGGAGATGGCGGTGCGCATCGAGTCGATGATCGGCGAGGAGATGGGCTGGGGCGATTCCGGGCTCGGCGTGTCCCTGGGTTGCGCCGGCTTCCCGCTGCAGATGGCGGTAGCCGCCGGCAACGCCGAGCTGGTGGAACTGTGCCAGGGCCGGATCGGCTGCTGGATGGCCACCCAGCCCGATCGCGGCAGCGACAACCAGCTGCTGGATATCGCCCGCGACTGGCCGGCGGGCACCCCGGCCAATATCGGCAACCTGACCGCCAAGGTGGTCGGCGACGAGATCATCATCAATGGCCAGAGCTCGGCCTGGGTGTCCAATGGCGCGGTGGCGCAGGTGGCCTTCGGTCTGATGTGCGCCGACTACGGCGACGGTTTCTACGGCAAGGATGGTCTGCCCAACGGTATCGCGGTGATAGTGCCGCTGGATATCAAGGGTGTCTCCAAGGGCAAGCCGCTGGAGAAGATCGGCCAGCGCTCGCTGCCCCAGGGCGAAATCTACTTCGACAACGTGCGCGTGCCGCGGCGCTTCGCCATCGCCGAGAAGGACGGCTACTACGGGGCCGTCAGCTCCTCCTGGTCCTATGCCGGCACGCACATGAGCCAGGTCTTCACCGGCGTCGCCCGGGCCGCCTTCGAGCTGGCGCTGCAGTACTGCCATGAGCGCCGCCAGGGTGGCCGCATGCTGATCGACCACCAGATGACCCGCCTGCGCCTGGGCGAGATGCTGCGCCGCGTCGAGACCGCCCGCGCCGTCGCCCGCCGTTCGCTGAGCTTCGCGCGCCTGTCGCCGCAGACCCATCCCTATGCCACCGCCTCGGCCAAGGTCACGGTCACCGAGGAGGCGCTGGCGGTGGTCCAGGAGGCCTTCCGCCTGTTCGGCGGCAACGGTACCACCCTCGAATACCCGATCGAGAAGCTGCTGCGTGACACCCAGTCGGCGCTGATCGAAGACGGCGAGAACCGCATCCTGACCATGCGCCTGGGGCTGCTGGCGCAGCAGCTCTATGCCGAGGGCTGGGCGCAGAACTGA
- a CDS encoding AraC family transcriptional regulator yields the protein MKTSSTGRSDERAVRKGDSVAVYFVKAAVHRLAHAPQRAEALLREAGIESARLDDPSQRVPAEAVARLWLLLTEELGDEFFAFDSGGMPRGAFAIICRSVVHEPDLRRALRQCLSGFNLFLRDIHAHLELRGNRAAIVLQNRIADKAIRSVAEEIYLSMVIGVACWLVGRRINLDHTQFGHPQPPHGADPLLWGPWIEFDAPRTEVEFSAAQLSLPTVRNFASLKQFLRHAPEGVVVRFRNRAGLAAGVYRRLKASPELDWPSQTQMALDVAMSESAFRRQLEREGFSYQALKHEVRKALAFDYLNDSSLSISEIAIRCGFQEPSAFHRAFRQWTGMSPGRYRAARTASRD from the coding sequence ATGAAAACCTCTAGTACGGGGCGCTCTGACGAACGAGCCGTCCGCAAGGGTGATTCGGTGGCGGTCTATTTCGTCAAGGCGGCCGTGCACCGCTTGGCCCATGCGCCGCAACGCGCCGAGGCGCTGCTGCGTGAGGCCGGCATCGAGTCTGCCCGGCTCGACGATCCGTCGCAGCGGGTGCCGGCCGAGGCGGTCGCGCGGCTATGGCTGCTGCTCACCGAGGAGCTGGGCGACGAGTTCTTCGCCTTCGACTCGGGAGGCATGCCCCGCGGCGCCTTCGCCATCATCTGCCGCAGCGTCGTGCACGAGCCGGATCTGCGGCGAGCGCTGCGCCAGTGCCTGTCCGGCTTCAACCTGTTCCTGCGGGATATCCACGCGCACCTGGAACTGCGTGGCAATCGTGCCGCCATAGTGCTGCAGAACCGCATCGCGGATAAGGCCATCCGCAGCGTCGCCGAGGAGATCTACCTGAGCATGGTGATCGGCGTGGCCTGTTGGCTGGTAGGGCGCCGGATCAATCTGGATCACACCCAGTTCGGCCATCCGCAGCCGCCCCATGGCGCCGATCCGCTGCTCTGGGGGCCCTGGATCGAGTTCGATGCGCCGCGCACCGAAGTGGAGTTCAGCGCCGCCCAGTTGTCCCTGCCGACGGTGCGCAACTTCGCCAGCCTCAAGCAGTTCCTGCGCCATGCGCCGGAAGGGGTGGTGGTGCGCTTTCGCAATCGGGCTGGGTTGGCGGCCGGCGTCTATCGCCGTCTGAAGGCCTCCCCCGAGCTGGACTGGCCGTCGCAGACCCAGATGGCCCTGGATGTGGCCATGAGCGAGTCGGCCTTTCGCCGACAACTGGAGCGCGAGGGCTTCTCCTATCAGGCGCTCAAGCACGAGGTGCGCAAGGCGCTGGCCTTCGACTATCTCAACGACAGCAGCCTGAGCATCAGCGAGATCGCCATCCGCTGCGGCTTTCAGGAGCCCAGCGCGTTTCACCGGGCCTTCCGCCAATGGACCGGCATGAGTCCTGGCCGCTACCGCGCCGCGCGAACGGCGAGCCGGGACTGA
- a CDS encoding acetyl-CoA C-acyltransferase family protein, with translation MNRPEVYVVSAVRTAIGTYGGTLKDTPPAQLATLVARAALERASCDPQQVEHVVFGHVIPTTPKDAYISRVAALQAGIPKEAPALTVNRLCGSGLQAIVNAAQGLLLGDSRIALAGGAESMSQGGYLVPSVRWGARMGDAKMLDYMLGALQDPLHGIHMGITAENVAQLHGISREEQDALALQSQQRAARAIAEGRFAEQIVPVEIQTRKGVIQFETDEHVRGEVTLEQLAKMKPAFREGGSVTAGNASGLNDGASALLLASGEAVKEQGLQPMARLVAYAHAGVEPTLMGLGPIPATRLALQRAGLSLADLDVIESNEAFAAQACAVAHALSFDPDKVNPNGSGISLGHPVGASGAIIATKAIHELHRIKGRYALATMCIGGGQGIAVIFERV, from the coding sequence ATGAACAGACCCGAAGTTTACGTCGTCAGCGCGGTACGCACCGCCATCGGCACCTACGGCGGCACCCTGAAGGACACCCCGCCCGCCCAGCTCGCCACGCTGGTCGCTCGCGCCGCCCTCGAGCGGGCGAGCTGCGACCCGCAGCAGGTGGAGCATGTGGTGTTCGGCCACGTCATTCCCACCACCCCCAAGGACGCCTACATCAGCCGCGTGGCGGCCCTGCAGGCCGGGATTCCCAAGGAGGCGCCGGCACTCACGGTCAACCGCCTGTGCGGCTCGGGCCTGCAGGCCATCGTCAACGCCGCCCAGGGCCTGCTGCTGGGAGATTCGCGCATCGCCCTCGCCGGTGGCGCCGAATCCATGAGCCAGGGTGGCTATCTGGTGCCCAGCGTACGCTGGGGCGCGCGCATGGGCGATGCCAAGATGCTCGACTACATGCTCGGCGCCCTGCAGGACCCGCTGCACGGCATCCATATGGGCATCACCGCCGAGAACGTCGCCCAGTTGCACGGCATCAGCCGCGAAGAACAGGACGCCCTGGCCCTGCAGAGCCAGCAGCGCGCAGCCCGCGCCATCGCCGAAGGGCGCTTCGCCGAACAGATCGTGCCGGTGGAGATCCAGACCCGCAAAGGCGTTATCCAATTCGAGACCGACGAGCACGTGCGCGGCGAGGTGACCCTGGAGCAATTGGCGAAGATGAAGCCGGCCTTCCGCGAGGGTGGCAGCGTCACCGCTGGCAATGCCTCGGGCCTTAACGACGGCGCCAGCGCCCTGCTGCTGGCCAGCGGCGAAGCGGTGAAGGAACAGGGACTGCAGCCCATGGCGCGTCTGGTGGCCTATGCCCACGCCGGCGTCGAGCCCACCCTGATGGGCCTCGGCCCGATCCCTGCGACCCGTCTGGCGCTGCAACGTGCCGGCCTGAGCCTGGCCGACCTCGACGTCATCGAGTCCAACGAAGCCTTCGCCGCCCAGGCCTGCGCGGTGGCGCATGCGCTGAGCTTCGATCCGGACAAGGTCAACCCCAACGGCTCCGGCATTTCCCTGGGCCACCCAGTGGGCGCCTCCGGCGCCATCATCGCTACCAAGGCGATCCATGAGCTGCACCGGATCAAGGGTCGCTATGCGCTGGCCACCATGTGCATCGGCGGCGGCCAAGGCATCGCCGTCATCTTCGAACGCGTCTGA
- a CDS encoding TetR/AcrR family transcriptional regulator, with amino-acid sequence MNTAKCMEPISRPAGTGSRFERNRPRALELFAQRGFAQVSLRELASHLELTAGSLYNHCSSKEELLQEFIEEHYMALLSLFDRRHQRESASATLQEVIQRLVALHESHPLHFQLATRDAGCLKPSRRQYIDRLRQQVQRKLYALLGTTGCNAPDQSVATLELFEHLPLWLSRYPLNERQRCETLVRLLTATTPLSTSENRP; translated from the coding sequence ATGAACACAGCCAAGTGCATGGAGCCCATCTCGCGCCCTGCCGGAACCGGCTCGCGCTTCGAGCGCAACCGCCCCAGGGCCCTGGAACTGTTTGCCCAACGCGGCTTCGCCCAAGTCAGCCTGCGCGAGCTGGCCAGCCACCTCGAACTGACCGCCGGCTCGCTCTACAACCACTGTTCCAGCAAGGAGGAGTTGCTTCAGGAGTTCATTGAGGAACATTACATGGCGCTGTTGTCGCTGTTCGACCGTCGCCATCAGCGCGAATCGGCCAGTGCGACCCTGCAGGAGGTGATCCAGCGTCTTGTAGCGCTCCACGAGTCCCATCCCCTGCACTTCCAGCTGGCAACCCGCGACGCCGGCTGCCTGAAGCCAAGCCGACGGCAGTACATCGATCGGCTGCGTCAGCAGGTACAGCGCAAGCTCTACGCGCTGCTCGGCACCACCGGCTGCAACGCCCCCGATCAGAGCGTTGCGACCCTCGAGTTGTTCGAGCACTTGCCGCTGTGGCTCTCGCGCTACCCGCTGAACGAGCGGCAGCGCTGCGAAACCCTGGTGCGCCTGCTGACGGCCACCACCCCCTTGTCGACTTCGGAGAACCGACCATGA